A stretch of DNA from Candidatus Bathyarchaeia archaeon:
ACAAAGTAGGGGCATCTACCAAATCTAGGGTCTAGTAGAGCATTCAAGTCGCCCGCAGCGGCTGAAACACAAATTTTCATCCAACAAACCCCCCTCTAAATTTGCTGATTATTCATACATATCCTTCTTAACCGGTATCGCTACGCGCTTTCTTTGCTCAAGGTATTGCTCAATTTTCTTAACAATATCTGTAAAGGCCTTTGAGGCTGGCGAATCTGAGTGCCCAACTATGAAGGGTTTCCCTTCATCTGAATCGGTACAGATTTCTGGGTCTATTGGTATGCTTCCCAAAAATGGAACAGCCAAGTCTTCGGCTATTTTTCTTCCACCTCCTGTTTTGAAAATGTTTACTTCCGCCCCGCATTTGGGGCATATGAAACCGCTCATGTTTTCAATTATTCCAATCACCGGAACGCCAAGCTGCCTAGCGAAAGTCACAGCCTTCTTCACAACGATCTGGGAAACTTCAGATGGTATAGTGACTATGACCACGCCGTCCATGTCCGGTATAAGCTGCATAACGCTTAACGGCTCGTCACCTGTTCCTGGCGGCAGATCCACAAGAAGGAAGTCAAGCTCTCCCCACGTGATGTCGGATAGGAACTGTTGAATAGCCCTCATTTTTAACGGTCCACGCCAGATCACTGGCGACTCGTCACTTGGAAGCAGAAAGTCCATGGAAACAACCTTTATTCCCAAAGGCCCAGCAACTGGGGAAATTACTCCAGCAGCAAGGGCTTGAAGCCTCTGTCCCCTCAAGCCAAGCATTTTTGGGATGCTTGGACCATGAATGTCAGCGTCTAGAATGCCGACGCGGTTTGCATAGCCGTGCATTGCAAAAGCCATGGCAAGATTTACGGTTACTGTGCTTTTTCCAACTCCGCCCTTGCCGCTTATAACCGCTATTTTATGCTTAATCCTGCTTATTCTCTGCTTTAGCCTCTGCTGCTCCTCCCACCTTTCCTTTCGCGGGTCTGTGCATTCACCCTTCTTTGAACAAGATTCACATTTGCCGTCACACCCTGCGCTCATGGTGATTCCTCTTCGCTTTTTTGCTATTTACCCGTTGATTATCTCGATCTGTTTGTGAATAATAGTTTGATACGCAAACTATATTAATACTTTATGTTTAGAAAATAAACAGAGGAACAAGCCTTGGACGATGTTGACAGAAAGATAATTTCGCAGCTTCAAATGGACGGAAGAACCACCTTGGAAGACATCGCTAAAAATGTTGGATTCACAAGCATGGGAGTAAAGAAAAGGCTGCAACGGCTTGTTCAACAAGGCGCCATAAAAGTTTCCGCTTCAATAAACCCATTCTTTTTCAAACTTTTTCCGGCTGTGGTTCTATTGGAAATGGAAAGCGCTGAGGCGATGCAAAAGCTGCTTGAACGTTTCAAAGATTGCCCAAGAGTAATTCACATTTTTAAGACTATAGGCGGCTACAACCTAATCGCCCTAGTTGTTGCGGAAAACCAGGACACCCTCGAAAGCATATCCATAGAAAAATGCTCATTAAGAAGCAGCGCTGGTATACGGAGATCAGAATTTTATCCCATAGGCGAGGTTCACTTTTCGCCGTTCCTTCCAGTAAGAGAACACTTAACCCACAAAGAAATGGAAACCGCGCCATGCAACGTAGACTGTAGACCATGCATAAGATATGCGGACGGAAAATGTGTCGGATGCCCCGCAACAATCCATTACAGGGGAACCCTTTAAGGAGGTTAAACCGTATGACCGAAGGCAATGACAAACCAGATTTGAAGCTCAAAGAAGCAGAAGGCGCGGAAATAATCAGTTTAATGGATAATTCGGTGGATATTCTTTCAACGATCCAGAGAAGTGAAGTTAAAAGCGTCAGGGAGTGGACTAAGAAACACTTTCGCCTTCCAATAGCCGAACATGGATTTTCAATGCTTGTCCGAGTCTTTGATGAAGGCAGGGTTCACAGCATATTGTTCGACACGGGTTGCAGTCCCAATGGCGTTGTAACAAACGCTAAAAGGATGGGAATAGACCTGTCGGAAATAGAATGTATAGTTCTCTCCCATGGACATTACGACCATTTCGGCGGGTTACCCGCCGCAGTCAAAGCTATTAAGAAGAATAAATTGCCAATAATAGTGCATGAAGACATGTTCAAAAAGCGAGGCGTAGCCAACCCAAACGGAACCATAAGAGAATATCCCGCGTTCCCGGAAGAAGAAAGGGTGAAGCCAGCCAAATACATCAAAACCAAACAACCATACCTAATAGCAGACAACCTCATACTCGTCACAGGCGAAATCCCAAGAACAACAAGCTTTGAAAAGGGATACCCTCAACACAGAGCCTTCATAGATGGCAAATGGCAGTCTGCCCCGTGGATATGGGATGACCGCGCCCTAGTAATCAGCGTTAAGAATAAAGGCTTAGTCATCGTATCTGGATGCGCCCACGCAGGCATAATAAACACTATACTTTACGCACAAAAACTCACAGGAGTAAAAACCCTCCACGCCATATTAGGCGGATTCCACTTAGCAGGAAAAGAATCTGAACCACGCATTGACCAAACAGTTAAAGAACTGAAAAGAATAAAACCCAATTTGGTGGCACCTTCCCACTGCACGGGCTGGCGTGGAAACCACGCCATTGCTGAGGCAATGCCAGAAGTCTACGTCTGGAACAGCGTTGGAAACCTATACAAGTTTTAAACCTACGATTTTAAGCAACATTCACCATTTATCCACATACCACCGAATCTTGCCCAATAATCTATTTTCTGTTAGTGTCTCCTAACAGAATTGAAAGAAGAGCGTTTGAGTATTTTATGGCGCTCTAGCTATTGTTTGGCCAAGCATTTTTGCATGTTTTAAGGCTTTAGTATCCTTTTCGACTGGATCCTCGCCTGAAACTCCAATGTATGGTGAAGCTTTTATTGTAACAGGTTTCATTTGTAGGTATAAACAAAACCGTTTTAAATGTTCCAGAAGTGGCAAGTTGTAATCTCCTCCTGTTCCTGAAACGACAAGCAAACCAAACGGTTTATCCTTCGTTGGGAAAGTCGCACTTGGATGTTTGCGCTTAGTAAAATAATGGACACAGTATAATCGTTCCATTAGCGCTGTCAATTTTGATGGAGCCAGAAAATAATAAGGAGACGCAATCAAAATAATGTCAGCTTGTTTCATCTTCTCAAAAACATATTGAAGACCATCTTTTACATTGCACTCAAAGGGTTGTTTGGCGCATGTAACTGGGTCAACATAAGCACAAGTAGCTATACAAGGGTTAATGTTTAACTTAGCCAATTCAATAATTTTTGTTTCAACGTCAGGATTTACCTCTTTTATACCCTTCATGGCCTCTTCCAGTAAACGGAAAGAACTCCCGCCCGTCCTATGCGAACCACAAATTCCAACGGCTTTCATTCGTATCACTGCACAACGTAATCTTTGCGTGTATTTACGTTAAAAACTTTTGAAAGGCATAGAAAGTAGACGGGTTATTTCCGTCCGAGCCTTATATTGCTTTTTAATGTTTAAATTTTCGGTTTTCACCACTGAAAGATATGATAAACCTTTTTTATGTTTTAATTCCAAGTAGAAGAATTATTTGAGGAAAGATTCTTCCTTGTTTGTGGACGATTTCACCTACTTCTTTCCAAAAATTATCAAAATCCACCTTCACACCAAATGGTTTCATCCATTCAACGCTTAATCTTAATTCCCTTTCCGCATCTTTTGGAAGTAAGTTCTCTCTTGGATCGTAAGATAAATCCCTAAATTGAGAAATTCCATTCATCATTTCGGCAGTGATCTCTTTAGTCGGAGGCAAAAATTACCCCAATACCGCTTGATGGCATCAAAAAGGATTCCCTGATCTCCTTCTGGCTTGCAGCTGGGAAACGAGTCATTTGCTATTGCAACTATACCATTTTTCTTTACAACTCGACAAACCTCTTTAATAGCAGCAAGAACACCTTTGTTTCTTCTCGTGCTTTTTATATCCTGCAAGGCTCGAAAACTGACAACAGCATCGAAGCTTCCTTCTCTAAAGGAAGTTTTATCGCATCCCAAATAAACAAAGCCATCCTTCTCTCCATCCCCATTTGCCTTCCAATCCATGGAGTGACCGCTATTGTGCTACGTACACGAAGAACATCAATTCCCACAACTTTTCCTGCACTCAAAATAGAGGCTAACTCCATAGTCAAATAGCCTTGACCAAATCCAACCTCTAAAATTAGCCAATCAGGCTTGGGATCAACTTGCTCCACCAACCATGTCCTGGCATCGCCAAACCTAAATTCCGCTAACTCAAAAGCCCTGTCTTCTTCATCTATACTTTCAATAGACCGAAAAAGTACCGAAAAAGTCGGGGCTTTTAAAAGTTGAATAAAATGAAAAAACGTTTGACTAAAGTTTTAGAGTTTCTTTCTGTTTTAAAGCATAGAACACGTAATATTTATGGTCAATTATTGATTATGGAAGGTTGAGCGCCTAAAACTTCATAAGTTTCTGTATCGATTTTTTGCAATTAGCCAAGCCTTTTTTATCTTTTAAGACCTCTCCAATCTCTTCACCTTTTAAATAGACTTTTTGAATTACCTCCATTCCTAATCCTTCAAGAATGTCCGTAACTATTTTCACATAACCTTTCTTTATTTTTCCAGTGCCCGATACAATAAAGATACAACAAGGCTTTTTATCAAGAGGAAAAACATAGCTTTTATTTGGTTTAAGTCTTGGGCTGTAGCCATGATGTTTTCTGAAATGCCTAATAATATCCAGCCTTTCTAGAAAACATAAGAACTTCGATGGAATCGGCAAATAATATGGAAAAGAAAATATTATGCCATCAGCTCTTATCATTTTCTTCAAAATTTGATTAAAATCATCGTCCAATAAACATTCTTCAAATGCGCATCTTCCACAAAGATTGCAAAATTTTATTTCTTTTTCAACCAACTGAATGATTTCATAATCCACTTTAATATACTTAGAATATTTTTAGTCAATAAATAACAATTACCATTTATCCTCTGCGATCCAATTATCGCTAAAAGTTTAGCCTCACAAATCATATAATAAATTTAAGGTTACGAACAAATATAACTCTTAACAATTTTTTTCACATTATTTCAGCCCATACCTTTCTTAGTTTTTAAAGTTTTCATTGGACATCACCCTGCAATGTTCAGTCGGGATTTCCAGCAAATTCCGTGAATTTGAACTGGTTTT
This window harbors:
- a CDS encoding MBL fold metallo-hydrolase, with the protein product MTEGNDKPDLKLKEAEGAEIISLMDNSVDILSTIQRSEVKSVREWTKKHFRLPIAEHGFSMLVRVFDEGRVHSILFDTGCSPNGVVTNAKRMGIDLSEIECIVLSHGHYDHFGGLPAAVKAIKKNKLPIIVHEDMFKKRGVANPNGTIREYPAFPEEERVKPAKYIKTKQPYLIADNLILVTGEIPRTTSFEKGYPQHRAFIDGKWQSAPWIWDDRALVISVKNKGLVIVSGCAHAGIINTILYAQKLTGVKTLHAILGGFHLAGKESEPRIDQTVKELKRIKPNLVAPSHCTGWRGNHAIAEAMPEVYVWNSVGNLYKF
- a CDS encoding Mrp/NBP35 family ATP-binding protein, with protein sequence MSAGCDGKCESCSKKGECTDPRKERWEEQQRLKQRISRIKHKIAVISGKGGVGKSTVTVNLAMAFAMHGYANRVGILDADIHGPSIPKMLGLRGQRLQALAAGVISPVAGPLGIKVVSMDFLLPSDESPVIWRGPLKMRAIQQFLSDITWGELDFLLVDLPPGTGDEPLSVMQLIPDMDGVVIVTIPSEVSQIVVKKAVTFARQLGVPVIGIIENMSGFICPKCGAEVNIFKTGGGRKIAEDLAVPFLGSIPIDPEICTDSDEGKPFIVGHSDSPASKAFTDIVKKIEQYLEQRKRVAIPVKKDMYE
- a CDS encoding flavodoxin family protein, which encodes MKAVGICGSHRTGGSSFRLLEEAMKGIKEVNPDVETKIIELAKLNINPCIATCAYVDPVTCAKQPFECNVKDGLQYVFEKMKQADIILIASPYYFLAPSKLTALMERLYCVHYFTKRKHPSATFPTKDKPFGLLVVSGTGGDYNLPLLEHLKRFCLYLQMKPVTIKASPYIGVSGEDPVEKDTKALKHAKMLGQTIARAP
- a CDS encoding class I SAM-dependent methyltransferase, producing the protein MEQVDPKPDWLILEVGFGQGYLTMELASILSAGKVVGIDVLRVRSTIAVTPWIGRQMGMERRMALFIWDAIKLPLEKEASMLLSVFEPCRI
- a CDS encoding NAD(P)H-dependent oxidoreductase, with the translated sequence MDYEIIQLVEKEIKFCNLCGRCAFEECLLDDDFNQILKKMIRADGIIFSFPYYLPIPSKFLCFLERLDIIRHFRKHHGYSPRLKPNKSYVFPLDKKPCCIFIVSGTGKIKKGYVKIVTDILEGLGMEVIQKVYLKGEEIGEVLKDKKGLANCKKSIQKLMKF
- a CDS encoding AsnC family transcriptional regulator, with translation MDDVDRKIISQLQMDGRTTLEDIAKNVGFTSMGVKKRLQRLVQQGAIKVSASINPFFFKLFPAVVLLEMESAEAMQKLLERFKDCPRVIHIFKTIGGYNLIALVVAENQDTLESISIEKCSLRSSAGIRRSEFYPIGEVHFSPFLPVREHLTHKEMETAPCNVDCRPCIRYADGKCVGCPATIHYRGTL